AACGTATCGGACGAAGAACTGGCCCGGCGCCGCGCCGGCTGGAAGGCACCGGCGCCGCGCTATACACGCGGGGTGCTGGCGAAGTTTGCGCGGCTGGCATCGACGGCGAGCAAGGGGGCGGTGACGGACTGAGGCGTCTCGCATGCCGGCGGTCTGCTCCCCTCGCCCGCTGTATAGACCGGGGACATGGTGGACGCATGTGCGAGGACATGGTGGACACATTGTAGACGTCAAGGGGTTACGTCCCTAGGTGATGCTTGTGGCCTGCACGCCGCTGCGGCGTGCAGGCTAATTTCGCCGATTTCAAAGCGGCTGAACCATATGGCCAACACGCCGTCGCGCCGGGTCGGGCGTAGCGCGATCCACTGGCCGATGAACGCCTTGCCGATCTTGATGCGCCGGTTGCCAACCATGATCCGTGCGCTGCTGTCGACCTTGTAGACACGGTCGCCGCTCTGGTACTGCACCTCCGGCAGCGCCTCCGGGTAGGCCACGTTGCTCACGCGATAGCGTTGGGCCGGCACCTGCATTCCCAGGGCCTGATGGGGTCGCTCGTGGTTGTACACGTACCGATATCGATCGAAGACCTGCTGCGCCTCGGTGTTGTCCACGAAGCGGCGGTGCTGCAGGACTTCGGCCTTCAGGGTGCGGTGGAACCGCTCGTCCTTGCCCTGTGTTTGTGGGTGATAGGGCCGTGAATGGCTGACCCGGATCCCTAGTTGCATTAACCAGACCGTCAGCCTGGTGTAGCCCAGCCCCTCTTCGTCGCCGCCTCCCCATGGAGGGCCGTTATCCATGGTGATGCGCCGGGGCAGGCCGTAGCGGCGGAAGGCCCCGATCAGCTGCTGCTGCACCGTCTGGCGGCGCTGGTCCGCGCAGGCTGCCAGGCACAGGTTGAAGCGGGAATGGTCGTCGATCAGCGTGAGCGGAAAGCAGACGCCCTGCTCATTGGGCACCTGACCCTTGAAGTCCATCTGCAGCAGCTCGTTGGGTTCGTCGTGCTCGAACCGCCGCCAGGGGGTGGCCTGGGCGCTGGCCTGCGGATCGATCAGACCATGTCGATGCAGGATCGAGGTCACCGTGCTGGGCGCAGGCACCTCGGCGTGGCCCAGGTCGGACAGCCTGCGGCTGATCTTGCGCCCACCCCAGGTCGGGTGTTCGCGGCGCAGCATCAGCACCAGTTCCTCCAGGAAATCAGCGGTGCGCTCGGGGCTGTGGTGCGGCCGCCTGGGCCGGTCGGCCAAGCCCGCGGCGCCTTCCTGCCGATGCCGGGCCAGCCACTTATAAGCGGTTTGCGGACTGATCGAGAACCGTCGGCACAGCTCCCGACGGTTGCATCCCGGCTGGGAAGCCAGGGCAATGAACTCCAGGCGAAGGCTCATGGTGTCTCGGGCGCTCCACGGCATGGTTCGTTCTCCCGGGCAGATATCTGCCCGGGAGTGTCAACCATGTCCTCGCACACCTGTCACCTATGTCCCCGGTCCATACAGCCCGCTTGCGGGAGAGGGGTCGGGGGAGAGGGCCGGCGCACGCAAGAACGACGGCATTCACTTCGTGGAAGCTCCTGCCCTCTCCCCCGCCCCTCTCCCAGAGGGAGAGGGGAGAAAACCCTGAGCGTGGCTCAGGCCTCAATTCCCACCCGGCGCCTTCTCCATCTCCTCCAGCGTCGCATCCAGCCACTCCACCAGCCGCGCTTCCAGCGACTGCGTCAGCTCGCTGGCCAGCTGCGCCGTCAGCGGTGCCAGCCGGGACTGCAGCGTGGCTTCGGTGTGGGCCGCGACCACCTGCGGCCATTCGGTGCGAAAGCGCATCATCACGCGGCTCAGCAGCTCGGTGCGCACCGCGCGCAGGTCGTCGTCGCCGGCGTTGGTGTCGGCATCGGTGGCGGCGTCCGTCTGCACCGCGGGCTGGGCCGGCACGATCGCGTCGTCCAGCGCGGCGTCGCCGGTGTCGCCCACCTGCATCACCATGCCGGCATCGTCCATGCCAAAGGTGTCGATCACGCCGTCGTCCGCCGCGGCGCCCGCCTGCGCCGGCGCCGCGGTGTCGGCATCGGGCAGTTCCACGACTTCGGTCAGCAGCGGGATGCTGTCGTGCGGTTCCGGCCGCGGGATCACCCGCGAGGTGGTGCGTTCGCTCATGCGGCGTCTCCCTTGGGCTGGCCGATGTCGTGGTGCGTCAGCGGATAGCCGCGTTCGCGGTAGAAGCGGTAGCGCTGGCGGCCGGCCTCGCGCGCGGCGTCGCCGGCGCCGACCACTTCGATCAGCCGCTCGAAGCTGGCAAACTGCGCCGGCGCCTGGTCAGCCAGGTTGATCAGCAGCTGGTGGTGCGGCACGCCCTCGGTGGTAGCGGCCAGCAGGATCGGGGTCACCGCCGCGTTCGGGCTTTCCAGCCCGCAGTGCGGCAGGAAGTCGAGCGCGGAGAAGG
This Cupriavidus nantongensis DNA region includes the following protein-coding sequences:
- a CDS encoding IS481 family transposase; this translates as MPWSARDTMSLRLEFIALASQPGCNRRELCRRFSISPQTAYKWLARHRQEGAAGLADRPRRPHHSPERTADFLEELVLMLRREHPTWGGRKISRRLSDLGHAEVPAPSTVTSILHRHGLIDPQASAQATPWRRFEHDEPNELLQMDFKGQVPNEQGVCFPLTLIDDHSRFNLCLAACADQRRQTVQQQLIGAFRRYGLPRRITMDNGPPWGGGDEEGLGYTRLTVWLMQLGIRVSHSRPYHPQTQGKDERFHRTLKAEVLQHRRFVDNTEAQQVFDRYRYVYNHERPHQALGMQVPAQRYRVSNVAYPEALPEVQYQSGDRVYKVDSSARIMVGNRRIKIGKAFIGQWIALRPTRRDGVLAIWFSRFEIGEISLHAAAACRPQASPRDVTP
- a CDS encoding DNA polymerase III subunit chi; translation: MTRIDFHSNVPDVLGYVCRLVRKAYGAGQKVVIHGAPAQLADLDARLWTFSALDFLPHCGLESPNAAVTPILLAATTEGVPHHQLLINLADQAPAQFASFERLIEVVGAGDAAREAGRQRYRFYRERGYPLTHHDIGQPKGDAA